Proteins from a genomic interval of Clostridium sp. AN503:
- a CDS encoding FAD-dependent oxidoreductase — protein sequence MSQYDLIIVGAGPAGMTAAIYAARANMEVLMLDKLAPGGQIINTNEIQNYTGVGTINGAELAYQMYEHTQQFDNIHFDYRTVKEIKDEGAVKRVLCEEDDAEFTATAVLLATGTRPRCLNVPGEDKFRGNGISWCAICDGAQYRDRDVVVIGGGNSAVEESIFLSGIVKSLTIVTMFDLTADPIACDKLRAMDHVKIYPYQDVLEFTGDTKLEGIHFKSTRTGEENQVACDGVFEYIGLTPTTECFKSLGVLNQMGYVEVNDRMETKVPGIYGAGDCVTKNLRQVITACADGAIAAQEASHYVEKQKQ from the coding sequence ATGTCTCAATATGATTTGATTATTGTGGGAGCCGGTCCTGCCGGAATGACAGCGGCCATCTACGCAGCGCGCGCCAATATGGAGGTCCTGATGCTGGATAAGCTGGCACCGGGCGGACAGATCATCAATACCAACGAGATCCAGAACTATACCGGTGTTGGCACCATTAATGGCGCAGAGCTGGCATATCAGATGTATGAGCATACCCAGCAGTTTGACAACATCCACTTCGATTACCGTACCGTAAAGGAGATCAAGGATGAGGGCGCTGTGAAGCGTGTGCTCTGCGAGGAGGATGACGCGGAGTTTACTGCAACGGCAGTGCTCCTTGCGACCGGGACCAGACCCAGATGCTTAAACGTGCCGGGGGAAGACAAGTTCCGCGGCAACGGCATCAGCTGGTGTGCGATCTGTGACGGCGCCCAGTACCGTGACCGCGACGTTGTGGTCATCGGCGGAGGCAATTCGGCTGTGGAGGAGTCCATCTTCCTGTCCGGCATCGTGAAGTCCCTTACGATCGTCACGATGTTTGACTTGACGGCGGACCCGATCGCATGCGACAAGCTGCGCGCGATGGACCATGTGAAGATCTATCCGTACCAGGATGTGCTGGAGTTTACTGGCGATACGAAGCTTGAGGGGATTCACTTTAAGTCCACCAGGACCGGTGAAGAGAATCAGGTGGCCTGCGACGGCGTGTTCGAGTATATCGGCCTCACCCCGACTACCGAGTGCTTCAAGAGCCTTGGTGTTTTAAACCAGATGGGGTATGTTGAAGTCAACGACCGTATGGAGACAAAGGTTCCAGGTATCTACGGAGCCGGGGACTGTGTTACCAAGAATCTGCGCCAGGTCATCACAGCATGTGCAGACGGTGCGATCGCGGCACAGGAAGCTTCCCATTATGTGGAGAAGCAGAAACAGTAA
- a CDS encoding thioredoxin domain-containing protein: MIKEVNSEEFKELAKEGTVLADFFSTTCGPCKMLGFVLKDVEKEIGADFTILKVDFDQNKELTAEYGVTGYPTLVLLKDGKEAARLQGLQQKPVIVKMIRDNQ, encoded by the coding sequence ATGATCAAGGAAGTAAACAGCGAAGAATTCAAAGAGCTGGCGAAAGAAGGCACTGTGCTGGCGGACTTTTTCTCCACCACCTGCGGTCCGTGCAAGATGCTGGGCTTTGTGCTGAAGGATGTGGAAAAGGAGATTGGGGCTGATTTCACGATCCTGAAAGTGGATTTTGATCAGAATAAAGAACTGACTGCTGAGTACGGCGTTACCGGATATCCGACCCTGGTGCTTTTAAAGGACGGTAAGGAAGCTGCCCGCCTGCAGGGGCTGCAGCAGAAACCGGTTATCGTTAAGATGATCCGCGATAATCAGTAG